The region TCGACGTCCTTGGCCGAATGGACCGCGAAATCGATCTCGCCGCTCGCCAGCCAGGCGTCGAGTTCCTTGGTCCACAGCGCCTTTCCGCCGATTTCGGCGAGCGCGCGGTCCTGGATGCGATCTCCGCTGGCAGTTACCGGCACGATCTCTATATGCGCGGGATCGAGTCCATGCGCTGCCACGAGGCGCTCGCGCGTCTCTTCGGCCTGTGCCATGGCCAGCGGCGAGCGACGGGTGCCCAGGCGCAGGCGCCTTGGCGCAGCGGATGGTGGAGTGGCGCTTGCGGGCGCATCGGGATATTGCGTGGTCATCGGCGACGTGTGCTAGCGGCCAATGACGGTCAGGAAAAGGGTCGTGAAGGGGAAGTGGGGATGACGACGGTCCTCGGCATCGAGAGCTCGTGCGACGAGACGGCAGCGGCGCTGGTTACCGGCGATCGCCGCATCCTTGCGCAGCACATCGCCTCGCAGGATGAGGCGCACCGTCCCTTTGGCGGCGTCGTGCCCGAGATCGCCGCGCGTGCGCACGCCGAAAGGCTCGCCCCGCTGATCGAGGCGACGCTGGCCGACGCCGGAATGACGCTCGATGAGGTCGACGCGATTGCCGCGACCGCCGGGCCGGGGCTGATCGGCGGGGTCATGGTGGGCCTCGTCACCGGCAAGGCGCTGGCGATGGCTTCGGGCAAGCCGCTGATCGCGATCAACCATCTGGAGGGGCACGCGCTCTCGCCGCGTCTCGCCGATCCCGATCTCGCCTATCCCTATCTGCTGCTGCTGGTTTCGGGCGGACATTGCCAGATCCTGCTGGTCGAAGGCGTGGGACAATTCCGCCGCCTTGCCACCACCATCGACGACGCGCTGGGCGAAGCCTTCGACAAGTCGGCCAAGGTGCTGGGGCTGGGCTATCCCGGCGGTCCCGCGCTCGAGCGGCTGGCGGCGAGCGGCGATCCGCGCAAGGTGCCGCTGCCGCGCCCGCTCAAGGGCAGCGCCGAGCCGCATTTCTCGTTCGCCGGGCTCAAGAGCGCGGTCCTGCGCGCGCACCAGTCGGGCGAGCACGCCGATGCGGACATCGCCGCCTCGTTCCAGGCAGCCGCGATCGAATGCATCATCGACCGCACCCGCAAGGCGCTCAAGGCGGTGTCCGGCGTGCCGCTCAACGGTCTGGTCGTGGCCGGCGGCGTTGCGGCCAATACCGCGATCCGCACCGCGCTCGAAGGCCTCGCGGCCCAGCATGGCCTGCCCTTCATCGCCCCGCCCATGAAGCTGTGCACCGACAACGCGGCGATGATCGGCTGGGCCGGGGTGGAGCGGTTCGCGCTCGGCCAGTCGGACCCGCTCGACGTCTCTGCGCGCCCGCGCTGGCCGCTCGATCCCGATGCCGCGGCCGTGCGCGGCGCGGGGGTGAAGGCATGAGCGCGAAGGGGGCACAGGCGGGCAGCATCGGCGTCATCGGCGCGGGGGCATGGGGAACGGCGCTGGCACAGGCGCTCGCCAATGCCGCGCGCGAACGCGGCGACGAGGGCGCTCAGGTGCTGCTCTGGGCGCGTGAGCCGGGCCTTGCCGCGCGCATCAACGAGACCCGGCGCAACGATATCTACCTGCCACAGGCCGAACTCTCGCCGCGCGTGCGCGCGACCAGCGAGATGGCCGACATGGCCGGGCTCGAGGTGCTGCTCGCGGTCGTGCCCGCGCAGTTCCTCGGCAATGTTCTGGCGGACCTGCCCGCAGGCCAGCGCGACATCGTGCTTTGCGCCAAGGGCATCGAGGCGGGTAGTGGGAGGCTCATGGCCGAAGTCGCCGCTGCCGCCGCGCCCGGAGCCCGGCTCGCGGTGCTCTCGGGCCCGACTTTCGCGCACGAGGTTGCAGGCGGCCTGCCCACCGCCGTGACGCTCGCCTGCTCGGGCGGGCAGGAGCAATGGGACCGGCTCGCGCCGATGATCGCCAGCCATGCCTTTCGCCCTTACTATTCCGACGACGTGATCGGCGCCGAGATCGGCGGCGCGGTCAAGAACGTGCTCGCGATTGCCTGTGGCGTCGTCGAGGGGCTCGGCCTCGGCCAGAACGCGCGTGCGGCGCTGATCGCGCGCGGCTATGCCGAGATGCTGCGTTTCGGCCTCGCCCGGGGCGCAAGGGCCGAGACGCTTTCAGGGCTGTGTGGGCTCGGCGATCTCGTGCTGACCTGTTCCTCGACCTCGAGCCGCAACTTCTCGCTCGGGCTCGCGCTCGGGCAGGGGCGGAGCGCGACCGAGGCGCTCTCGGGCAAGGCCACGGTGGCAGAAGGGGCGGCGACCGCACCGGTGCTGGCCGAAATCGCCGCGCGCGACGGCGTCGACATGCCCATCGTTGCCGCCGTCACCCGCGTGCTCGCGGGCGAGCTGCCTGCCGCCGCCGCGGTCGAGACGATACTATCCCGCCCGCTGCGGGCCGAACAGGAGTATGCGCCTTGAGCGCAAACGAGGGCCGCGACGCGGCGTCGCAAGGCAGGCAGGACGGCGATGACATCGCCGCGCTGGCCAAGGGCGGGCGCACCAATTTTTTCGGGTTCTTCCTGCGCCTTGCCGCGCGCATCCCGTTCCTGTTCATCGCCGGGCGCGCCGCGGCCTATGGTCCGGCAGCGCTGGGCCGCTTCGCTTCGGCGCTGGTGATCATCGAGCTTACCGCGATGATCTGCACCATGGGCGAGAAGCGCGGCCTCGCGCAGCGCATGTCCGAGGCCGAGGGCAGCGAACTGCCCGCCAACACCATTGCCGACGGCGTTGCGGTCTCGCTCGTCGCATCGTGCGCGGCGGCTGCGTTCTTCTGGTTCGTGCCCGCGCCGATGTTCCCGAGCGGGCATTACAGCCAACTCGACCGGCTGATGGTGATCGCGATCCCGCCGCTCGCGCTGACCGAGATCTGGCTCGCCGCGCTCGCCTACCGCCTCCACGTCAGCCCGACGGTGTGGTCGCGCGCGATCGTCGAGCCCTGGACGATCTCGATCATGGCGGGCGCGATGATCTTCGTTGCGCCCGAGAGCGGGCTTTCGCTCGCCTACATCGCCTCGATCTTCGCCGCGGCGCTGACCGCACTCGTACCGTTCGTGCGCGAATACGGGGTGCCGCACGGCTGGCGCCCGCGCTTTTCGGTCATGCGCCGCCTCGTCGTGCGCTCGCTGCCGATTGCGCTGGCCGACACGATCGAGTGGGGCACGCGCCGCGTCGACGTGTTCCTTCTCGGTTTCCTCGCCCCGGCCTCGGCGGTCGGCGTCTACTATGCCGCCCAACAGGTCGCGAGCCTTCCGCAGAAGCTCAAGACCAGCTTCGAGCCGGTGCTCGGCCCTGTCATCACGCGTAACCTGAAGAAGCAGGACTACGGCGCGATTGCCCGGCAGGTGTGCCAGGTCGGCTTCTGGATTACCGCCGCACAGGTCGCGATCGCGCTGGCGCTGGGCATCACCGGCGAGGGCGTGATGGGCCTCGTCGGGCGCGAATTCGTCGGCGGAACCGGCGCGCTGGCGCTGCTCTTGATCGCAGAAGTCGTCGCCTCGACCGCGGTGGTGAGCGAGGCTGCGCTGATCTACGTCAAGCGGGTCGAGAACCTCGTCGTCTCGCTGGCGACCATCGGGCTGCAGGCGGCGCTGACCTTCGCGGGCATCGTCGCGATGCAGAAGCTGGGCTTCAACCCGCTGTTCCAGGCCGCCGCAGCGGCAGCCGCGCTGATGTTCTCACTGGGCCTCGCCTCGCTGGTCAAGGCGAACATGCTTTCGCGTTTCCTCGGGCAGCGGATCAACACCTGGCGCTGGCCGCTGGTCTATGCGGCGGCGCCGGCGGTCATTCTGGGCTACATCGCGACCCGCTGGCTGCCCGAGTGGGCCGAACTCGCCTTCGGCATCCCGGCGATCCTGGGCTCGTACCTCTTCGTCATCTGGAAGAAGGCTTTCGGCCCCGAGGATCGCAAGCTATTCCAGAAAACCAAGCAAACCTGACGATTTGTGGGCGCTCGGGTGTTCCCAGCGGGCATGAAAATGCTCTAGGCTCGCCTGTATGAACCCGCGCAAAGCCTTCATCATCGCCGCCGGTGCGGTCCTGTGTCTGGTCGGCTCGGCGCTGACCATGCGGATCGAGCGTTCGCTGTTCATCGACACTATCGCGGCGAAGGCGCGCGCCGCGCGCGACGAAGCCGGCGGGCAGGGCGTGTCCATCGCCTTCGAGGATCGCTATGGCTGGCTCACCCGCCACCCGGTGCTCTCGGGCGGGGAGAAGCTCGACAATGCGACCCGCAAGCGCGTAGCCGCTGCGGTCGCCGAGGTGCCCGGCGTGGGTGGCATCACCTGGGCACGCGACACCGAGCAGGAAGAGCAGGAACCCGAAACGCTGCATTGCCAGGACGATGTCGAGCGCATCCTCGAGACCCGCACGATCCGTTTCTCCGAGGCGAGCGCGCGGCTCGACCCCACCAGCGAACGCCTGCTCGACGAGGTGGCGCGTGCGCTGGGGCCATGCGTCGGCAGCATCATCGCGGTGACCGGCCATACCGATGCGGGCGGTAACCAGGAGGTCGCCAAGGCGCTTTCGCTTGCGCGCGCGGAGGCGGTGCGCTGGGCACTGATCGGGCGCGGCATTCCCGCCGACGGGCTGCGCGCGGCGGGCGTGGGCGCCCAGCAGCCGATCAAGGGCCTCGACCCGCGCGATCCGGCCAACCGGCGCATCGAGTTCTCGGTGATCGTCTCGGCGCCGGTCAAGCCTACGCCGATCGACACCCCGGGGCCGGGCTGAGGATCGCGCAAACGGTTTGGTGGCGGGGTTTGCCAGCGGGGTTGGACGAATGCGTACAAAGTCACATAATAGGAGCCGCTGATGCCGCTATGGCTCGAACTGGCCGTCTCGATACTGCTGACCTACGCGCTGGGCTTCGGTATCGGCTGGCTGATATGGAATCGAAAAGGATAAGACCGTGGTGCAAATGATCGAGGCCAACTGGCTGATCTTCATCGCCGCATTGCTGATCGGCATTGTCGTCGCCTACTGGATCTTCGCGCATGGCTCGAAGCCAGCGAAGCGCTCGCACCGGCCCGACGTGCTCGACGAGGGTGCAGCGCCCGCTCAGCGCAACCAGGCCCTGATCGATTCGGCCCCGGCGGCAAGCTTCGACCTGCCCGTGCCCGACGTCCCCGCCAAGGAGCCGGTCGCGCGCGCGCACATCGATCCTCCCGCAGCGGCCGGAACCATGGCGGGCATCGGCGAGGTAATCGCCGTCGCCGCGCAGGAAGAGGCCGACGCTGCGGACGAGGACGAGGATGCTGGCGAGACTCCGGCTGGAGTGGACAGCGAGCCGAAGGGCACTGATACGGCTGCTCCGGTTGAGCCGGTCGCCGAAGCCGCGCCTGCTCCTGCCCCCGTCCCGGAGCCTGTCGCTGTGAGCGAACCGGCCCCTGCACCAGCTCCCGCAGCCGAGGGCGAGGCCGACAACCTGCGCAAGATCAAGGGGCTGGGCCCCAAGATGGAGAAGCTGCTCGTGTCGATGGGCGTGACCCGCTACGCGCAGATCGCGCAGTGGAGCGAAGCCGACCTCGACGATCTCGACACCAAGCTGGGTGCCTTCGCGGGCCGTCCACGCCGCGACAAGTGGGTCGAGCAGGCGCGTCTGCTCTCAGGCGGCGATACCTCGGCCTACGAGGTGGAATTCGGCAAGCTCTGACGCTTGTGCCTGGCCGCTTCGTGCTGGCCGGAGAGAATGTGAAAAGGGGCAGGAAAGCGGCGTGCTTTCCTGCCCCTTTTCGTTTGCGGAGATGTGGTCGCCGGTCCGGTCAGCGCGCTGCGTAGCTGCTCATCACGTCGGCACGCATCATCGCGCCGCTGTCGCTGCGCGAGTAGAACATGTGGCCGCCCGGGTACTTGTGCAGCTTGACGCGCTGCGCTTGGCCGAAGTCGGGCATCTGGTCGATGATCAGCGCCGAGCCGAAGTAGGGGCACGAGAGGTCGTCCCAGCCGTGGACGATGTCGACGGTCATCTTGGGGTCGATCGAGATCGCCTTGCGCAGGTCCTGCACCGGGCTGTCCGAGTTGTCGCGATCCCAGGCGGCGTTCACCTCGTAGGACAGCGCGTTGTAGCGCCCGTCCACCTTCCAGCCGACCTGGCGGGTGACGAAGTCGACCATGGCCGAAGTGGTCGGCGCGATCAGCGTGGTGAGCAGGGGGTCGTTGTATTGGGCCCGTGCGCTCGCCGGGAAGGGATCGTAGGCGGTGAAGTTGGAATCGTAGATCGAGCCTACCTGGCCCTGGTCGCGGCGGATCTCGCGCAGGTACGTCATGATGTCGACGCGCCCGTCCATACGGCGCACCAGCGCCGGGTCGAGCCCGGTGATCTCGGCGACGCGGGCCGAGAGACGGTCGGTCGCGGCCTTGTCCTTGGGACCGGCGAGGAAATCGGCGACGAACTGGGTGCGCAGGTAGTCCTCGACCGGGCCCATCGTGCTTGCATCGAGGTGCTTGCCCTGCCGTTCGAAGTGGCCCGCGGCCATCGCCGGGTAGTTGATCATCCAGGGCAGCGGCGAGAGCGCGGTCTCGTCACCGATCGCGGCCGGGTCGAGATAGGGCGAGACCAGCGTCATTCCCGAGATCCCGACGCCGATCTGCGTCTGCAGGTAGTAGGCAAGGCGCGGCAGGCGGTAACCGCCGTAGCTTTCGCCGGTGAGGTACTTGGGGCTCGAGAGGCGACCGTTCTCGACCAGCCAGTCGTAGACCACGCGGCTGAGGTAGTGGATGTCGGCGTCGGCGGCGTAGAACTCCTTCTTGGTCGTCGCCTCGTCGGTGCGGGTGCGCGAGAAGCCGGTGCCGACCGGGTCGATGAAGACGAGGTCGGTGAAGTCGAGCCAGGAATTGGGGTTGTCGCGCAGCACGGCAGGGTCGCTCGGCGCATCGCCCTGCGCGCCGAAGGCGACGCGCTTGGGCCCGATCGCGCCGAGGTTGAGGTAGACCGAAGCCGCGCCTGGGCCGCCGTTGAAGGCGAAAGTCACGGGGCGGTTCTGCGCGGCGGCGCCGGGCAGGGTATAGGCGGTGTAGACGACCTCGCCGATGAGCTTGCCCTTGGCGTCCTTGACCGGGATCGCGCCGACCGTGGCGTTGTAGCTCACCGTCTTGCCGCCGATCACGGCGGACTGCTTGATCGTCTTGGCATCGGGGAAGGGGGCGAGGTTGTCGTCGGGTGCGCCTGCCTCCTTGGCGGCGGGCTTGTCGGCCGCTGGCTTGTCGGCGGCAATGCCGGCGGTGGCGCTGATCGTCAGCAGCGCGGCGGCGCAGGCCATCGAAAGACTACGCATGAGAGCTAGAGTACCTCGCTTCAAGGGGGATGGGGGTCTGGTGAAGCGAGGTACTCTAGTCGTGCCCTGCCTTGCGGCAAGGCAACCGCGCGACCTTTTGGGGAAAGATCGCCGCGCGATGCGATCGGGCAACAGGCGAAGTCGGGCGAGAAGCCCGATGCGCCCGCGCCTAGGCTCAGGACCCATTACTTCCGTCTTCGAGGTTTGAATCAAAATGGCTCAGGGCGAGGAAGGAAGGCGAAGGAATATGTCGATATTTCAAGACTTCCTGACGCTGCACTGGGCCATTTTGATCAAATCCCTCCGGGACGCCGGAATGGCTTCCATCTCGAACCGAAGTGGCCTTGAACGGGCAACCAGCCCGTTCGGCGGCCACTTCGGCCCGACATGTTCGCCATTACGGCGCCTCGTAGGCGGGAGTAATGGGTCCTGAGCCTAAGGGGTCAGGGCATCATCGAGCCGGTGTCGATGAAGCGCTGGTGCCAGGAAAGGGCCTCCGACGGGATCATCGGCGACTGCAGGCCATAGGACTGCTTCTGCGCGCGCGCGAAGTAGTCCTCGAGCATGGGCCGGTAGTCGGGATGCGCACAGTTGGCGATGATCACCCTGGCGCGTTCCTTGGGGCTGAGGCCGCGAAGGTCCGCCAAGCCCTGCTCGGTGACGATCACCTGCACGTCCTGGTTGATGTGGTCGACGTGGCTGGCCTGCGGCACGATCGCCGAGATCGCGCCGTTCTTGGCGGTCGAGGGTGTCACGAAGATCGAGATGAAGGCGTTGCGGGCAAAGTCGCCCGAGCCGCCGATGCCGTTCTGGATGCGCGAGCCCATGACGTGGGTCGAGTTCACCGCGCCGTAGATGTCGGCCTCGATCAGCCCGTTCATCGCGATGCAGCCTAGGCGTCGCACCAGTTCGGGGTGGTTCGAGATTTCCTGCGGGCGTAGGATCATCTTGTCGCGGAAGAAGGACATCTCGCGATTGACGCGCTCGGCCGCTTGCGGGCTGAGCGAGAAGGCGGTGGCGCTGGCCATGCGCAGCTTGCCTGAGGCGAGCAGGTCGAGCATCCCGTCCTGGATCACCTCGGTATAAGCGGTCATGCCCTCGAAGGGCGCGTCCATCAGGCCCGTGAGCACCGCATTGGCGATGTTGCCCACGCCAGACTGGATCGGCAGCAGTTCCTTGGGAACGCGTCCGACCTTCACTTCGTGCTTGAGGAATTCGAGGATATGCCCGGCGATCATCTTCGCCTTGTCGTCGGGCGGGGTGAAGGGGGCGTTGCGGTCGGGCGAGTCGGTCTCGACGACGGCGACCACCTTGTCGGGATCGACGCGCAGGCAGTCCTCGCCGATGCGCTGGTCGGGGCGCGTCAGCGGGATCGGGATGCGCGCGGGCGGCAGCGCGGTGCCGTAGTAGATGTCGTGGACGCCCTCGAGCGCTTCGCTCTGCCAGGAGTTGACCTCGAGGATCACCTTCTCGGCGCGGTCGAGCCAGGTCTTGTTGTTGCCGACCGAGGAGGAGGGGATCAGCGAGCCGTCCTCGCGGATGCCGGTAACCTCGATCACCGCGGTGTCGAGCGGTCCGAGAAAGCCCTGCCAGGCCATCGGCGCGACCTGGCTGAGGTGCATGTCGAAGTAGTTCATCTGGCCCGAATTGATCTTCTCGCGGGCGATGGGATCGGAATTGTAGGGCAGGCGCATCTCGATGCCGTCGGCCTTGGCGAGGGCTCCGTCGAGTTCAGGGCCGGTCGAGGCGCCGGTCCACATGCGCACCTTGAAGGGGTCCCCGGCGCTGCGCTGCTCTTCCATGTGTGCTGCCAGAGCCAGCGGCACCGCCTTGGGGTAGCCCGATCCGGTAAACCCGCTCATGCCCACGGTCGAGCCGTGCGTGATGAGCCGGGCGGCGTCGGGTGCCGACATGATTTTTGAACGCAGTGCCTTGTTGCGAATACGCATGGCCTCTCCTTTTCGTAATCCCGCGCCCCGTTTGCGCCTGTGTTCCCGAAAGAACAGTGCAAAGCGCCGATTCTGGATTGCGCGAAATGCAACCGCGGTCCGATAACCGTCGGTCGCGAGGCTAGTGCGCCGCCGTTTCGAGCACGGCGCGGGCCATGACCACCAGCTCGCTCTCGCGGTTGACCCCGCACTTGACGAAGATCGTGCGCAGCTGGCTGGCGACGGTCTGGACGCTGACGCCCCGGCGCACGGCGACTTCTGAGCGCGGATGGCCGATGGCGAGCAGGGCGACGACTTGCGCCTCTGCGGCGGTGAGGTCGAGCGCTGCACACAGCTGGTCGGCCTTGGCGAGCAGCTGCCCTTGCGCGTCCTCGCGTGCCAGAGCCTCGGTCGCGATGGGTGAGCGCAAGGTGACGATGACGCGCGGCGAGAAGCCCATGTTCCACTTCTCACGGGGCAGGGCGCGCACGTCGGTGAGCACGAGCCCGGCCTCGCTGCGCATCCACAGGTCCGCGGGGCCGGTATCGAGGCCGCGCAGGGCGAGGCCGATGCGGGCCTGAAGCTGGCGGTCGAGGTCGGGGCGGGTTGCGCGAAGGGTGCCCGCGCGAACCTGCATGAGGTCGGGGCCGAGCATGGCCTGCGCGGTCTGGGTGACGTGGCAGACCTGCGCCATACCATCGATCAGGATCGCGGCGGTGCGCACGGTGTCGAGCGAGCCTTGCAGCAGGCGGGTGCCCTGGTGCTCGATCGAATCCTGCAGGCGGATCGCAGCAAGGACTTCGGGCCCGACTCGGCTGAGGATGTCGCGCTCGGCCTCGGTCGTGCGGCCCTGCGCCTCGCCGCGCAGGATGGCGAGCCCGAAGAAAGCGCCCGGTTTGTTGGCGAGCACCATCTGCGCGCCGTGCTCGACGTCGAGGCGGCGCACGGTCTCAAGGTAGGCCTCGTCGGTGTGGCGCGCGCGCAGTGCGTCGTAATGGACTTCCCAGCTGACCTCGAGCGGCGCGCGCACGGTGCCCACGCGGTAGTTTACCTGAGGGTTGTAGCCGTCGATGCGGTCGAGTTCGGCGACGAAGCTTTCGGGGACGTCGTTGGCCCAGTTGAACGAGAGGTGCTGCTTGCCGACCGCGAGCAACTGGCCGTGGGCAGAACCGGTGGCCTCGGCAAGCGCGCGTAGGGCATTGTCCCAGCCATCCTCGCTGAGCGGTGCGCGCGCGAAGGCCTCGGCCAGCCGCTTATGCGGCACGCCCTTGCCCTTCCATGGCCGGGACCCTCATCCCGGCTGTGCTCATGCGATCCCTGTTCACGTCAGTATCCGTATCAATACGGTGCAATCCTGTTTCCCCCAGGCACCGCAAACGATTCATACCATGATCATGGTATGAACTGCGACGAGGACCGGTTCAAAGCAGAAATGCGACCCGAAGGACTGGTGAGAACCATTCCTTTCATCTGCCCGGGGGCCTGCATTCAGGCTCCCGGGCTTTTTTGTGGGCCATGTGCGTACGGTGCACCGGGTCGCTCGTTACTTGCCCCACTTCCTCTGGCTCTTGCCGTAGCGCGTCTTGCGCGTGCCCGGCTTGCCCTCGTTCGAACGGCCCACGCGCGGCGCCTTGTGCTCGGCTTCGGGCAGGCCCAGTTCGCTGTTCTCGAGCTTGCGAATCTCATCGCGCAGGCGCCCGGCTTCCTCGAACTCGAGGTCGGCTGCAGCCGCGCGCATCTTTTTCTCGAGATCCTCGATGTAGGCGCGCAGGTTGTGCCCGACGAGGTTGTTGGCCCCGTCCTCGGTCTCGATGTCGACGGTGACCCCGTCGCGGCTCGCGGTGTCGGCGACGATATCGGCGATGCGCCGCCTGATCGTCTGCGGCGTGATGCCGTGCTCTTCGTTGTAGGCCTGCTGCTTCTCGCGGCGGCGGTCGGTCTCGGCGATGGCGCGCTCCATCGAGCCGGTCATGCGGTCGGCATAGAGGATCACGCGGCCTTCGGAATTGCGCGCAGCACGCCCGATGGTCTGGATGAGCGAGGTTTCCGAGCGCAGGAAGCCTTCCTTGTCGGCATCGAGAATGGTGACCAGCCCGCATTCGGGGATGTCGAGGCCCTCGCGCAGCAGGTTGATGCCCACCAGCACGTCGTAAACCCCCATGCGCAGGTCGCGGATCAGCTCGATGCGTTCGAGCGTCTCGACGTCGGAGTGCATGTAGCGAACGCGCACGCCCGCTTCGTGCATGAACTCGGTCAGGTCCTCGG is a window of Novosphingobium aureum DNA encoding:
- the tsaD gene encoding tRNA (adenosine(37)-N6)-threonylcarbamoyltransferase complex transferase subunit TsaD translates to MTTVLGIESSCDETAAALVTGDRRILAQHIASQDEAHRPFGGVVPEIAARAHAERLAPLIEATLADAGMTLDEVDAIAATAGPGLIGGVMVGLVTGKALAMASGKPLIAINHLEGHALSPRLADPDLAYPYLLLLVSGGHCQILLVEGVGQFRRLATTIDDALGEAFDKSAKVLGLGYPGGPALERLAASGDPRKVPLPRPLKGSAEPHFSFAGLKSAVLRAHQSGEHADADIAASFQAAAIECIIDRTRKALKAVSGVPLNGLVVAGGVAANTAIRTALEGLAAQHGLPFIAPPMKLCTDNAAMIGWAGVERFALGQSDPLDVSARPRWPLDPDAAAVRGAGVKA
- a CDS encoding NAD(P)H-dependent glycerol-3-phosphate dehydrogenase, whose translation is MSAKGAQAGSIGVIGAGAWGTALAQALANAARERGDEGAQVLLWAREPGLAARINETRRNDIYLPQAELSPRVRATSEMADMAGLEVLLAVVPAQFLGNVLADLPAGQRDIVLCAKGIEAGSGRLMAEVAAAAAPGARLAVLSGPTFAHEVAGGLPTAVTLACSGGQEQWDRLAPMIASHAFRPYYSDDVIGAEIGGAVKNVLAIACGVVEGLGLGQNARAALIARGYAEMLRFGLARGARAETLSGLCGLGDLVLTCSSTSSRNFSLGLALGQGRSATEALSGKATVAEGAATAPVLAEIAARDGVDMPIVAAVTRVLAGELPAAAAVETILSRPLRAEQEYAP
- a CDS encoding oligosaccharide flippase family protein, which codes for MSANEGRDAASQGRQDGDDIAALAKGGRTNFFGFFLRLAARIPFLFIAGRAAAYGPAALGRFASALVIIELTAMICTMGEKRGLAQRMSEAEGSELPANTIADGVAVSLVASCAAAAFFWFVPAPMFPSGHYSQLDRLMVIAIPPLALTEIWLAALAYRLHVSPTVWSRAIVEPWTISIMAGAMIFVAPESGLSLAYIASIFAAALTALVPFVREYGVPHGWRPRFSVMRRLVVRSLPIALADTIEWGTRRVDVFLLGFLAPASAVGVYYAAQQVASLPQKLKTSFEPVLGPVITRNLKKQDYGAIARQVCQVGFWITAAQVAIALALGITGEGVMGLVGREFVGGTGALALLLIAEVVASTAVVSEAALIYVKRVENLVVSLATIGLQAALTFAGIVAMQKLGFNPLFQAAAAAAALMFSLGLASLVKANMLSRFLGQRINTWRWPLVYAAAPAVILGYIATRWLPEWAELAFGIPAILGSYLFVIWKKAFGPEDRKLFQKTKQT
- a CDS encoding OmpA family protein; this encodes MNPRKAFIIAAGAVLCLVGSALTMRIERSLFIDTIAAKARAARDEAGGQGVSIAFEDRYGWLTRHPVLSGGEKLDNATRKRVAAAVAEVPGVGGITWARDTEQEEQEPETLHCQDDVERILETRTIRFSEASARLDPTSERLLDEVARALGPCVGSIIAVTGHTDAGGNQEVAKALSLARAEAVRWALIGRGIPADGLRAAGVGAQQPIKGLDPRDPANRRIEFSVIVSAPVKPTPIDTPGPG
- a CDS encoding S10 family peptidase yields the protein MRSLSMACAAALLTISATAGIAADKPAADKPAAKEAGAPDDNLAPFPDAKTIKQSAVIGGKTVSYNATVGAIPVKDAKGKLIGEVVYTAYTLPGAAAQNRPVTFAFNGGPGAASVYLNLGAIGPKRVAFGAQGDAPSDPAVLRDNPNSWLDFTDLVFIDPVGTGFSRTRTDEATTKKEFYAADADIHYLSRVVYDWLVENGRLSSPKYLTGESYGGYRLPRLAYYLQTQIGVGISGMTLVSPYLDPAAIGDETALSPLPWMINYPAMAAGHFERQGKHLDASTMGPVEDYLRTQFVADFLAGPKDKAATDRLSARVAEITGLDPALVRRMDGRVDIMTYLREIRRDQGQVGSIYDSNFTAYDPFPASARAQYNDPLLTTLIAPTTSAMVDFVTRQVGWKVDGRYNALSYEVNAAWDRDNSDSPVQDLRKAISIDPKMTVDIVHGWDDLSCPYFGSALIIDQMPDFGQAQRVKLHKYPGGHMFYSRSDSGAMMRADVMSSYAAR
- a CDS encoding acetyl-CoA hydrolase/transferase family protein, with translation MRIRNKALRSKIMSAPDAARLITHGSTVGMSGFTGSGYPKAVPLALAAHMEEQRSAGDPFKVRMWTGASTGPELDGALAKADGIEMRLPYNSDPIAREKINSGQMNYFDMHLSQVAPMAWQGFLGPLDTAVIEVTGIREDGSLIPSSSVGNNKTWLDRAEKVILEVNSWQSEALEGVHDIYYGTALPPARIPIPLTRPDQRIGEDCLRVDPDKVVAVVETDSPDRNAPFTPPDDKAKMIAGHILEFLKHEVKVGRVPKELLPIQSGVGNIANAVLTGLMDAPFEGMTAYTEVIQDGMLDLLASGKLRMASATAFSLSPQAAERVNREMSFFRDKMILRPQEISNHPELVRRLGCIAMNGLIEADIYGAVNSTHVMGSRIQNGIGGSGDFARNAFISIFVTPSTAKNGAISAIVPQASHVDHINQDVQVIVTEQGLADLRGLSPKERARVIIANCAHPDYRPMLEDYFARAQKQSYGLQSPMIPSEALSWHQRFIDTGSMMP
- a CDS encoding helix-turn-helix transcriptional regulator, with the translated sequence MPHKRLAEAFARAPLSEDGWDNALRALAEATGSAHGQLLAVGKQHLSFNWANDVPESFVAELDRIDGYNPQVNYRVGTVRAPLEVSWEVHYDALRARHTDEAYLETVRRLDVEHGAQMVLANKPGAFFGLAILRGEAQGRTTEAERDILSRVGPEVLAAIRLQDSIEHQGTRLLQGSLDTVRTAAILIDGMAQVCHVTQTAQAMLGPDLMQVRAGTLRATRPDLDRQLQARIGLALRGLDTGPADLWMRSEAGLVLTDVRALPREKWNMGFSPRVIVTLRSPIATEALAREDAQGQLLAKADQLCAALDLTAAEAQVVALLAIGHPRSEVAVRRGVSVQTVASQLRTIFVKCGVNRESELVVMARAVLETAAH